TCGTTCGCTATAAGCTTTAAGCTGTAAGCTTTAAGCTTTAGAACCTTAGCTCGCTTCGCTCGCAAGCCGCTGGATGCTGCACTTCCGCTTCGCTCCATGCAGCAAGACGGGGATTTTTTGGTTCTTCGTTCTTCGTTCTTCGTTCGCCGTTCTGCAGCGCAGAATCCAGCCTGTGCCCAGTATGGGTATGTCTTTGGTTTTTCTTTTCAATAACGGGCAAAGCCCGTAAAGCCGCTGGTTCCTGCGCAAAATCTGCGATTTTCGCAGGAAGACGGGGATTTTAAGCCGCTGGGCTCCGCGCTGACGCTTCGCGTCCCGCAGTGAGACGGTGAGTTTTTACCTGGTTCCTCGCTGCTCCTGACGCGTCCCGCAGTGTGACGGGGATTTTTTTGCTTAATGCTTACTGCTTAATGCTTACTGCTTAATGCTTATAGCTTATGGCTTTTAGCTTTTAGCTTTTAGCTTGCAGCTTATAGCTTATAGCTTACCGCTTCCGGCTTACTGCTTATTTACACGCTCATCATTTCCACGTTGCCGCCGACTTTGGCTCCTGCTGCCATTGTCATGCTGCCTGTTTTTATGTCGCCTTTTATTTCCGCCGTCGCTTTCAGGTTTGTCTGTTTTTCAACGTACAGATTGCCCGCTATTTTCCCTGACACGTCGGCTTCCATTGCGTACACGTCACCTGTCACGGAGCTTCCTTCAGATACCGTCAGTCTGCCGCTTACGTGAAGTTCTCCCGTCAGTGTGCAGCTGAGCAGTTCAAGCGTTTCGGCGGATACGTTGCCGGTCATCGCGGAGCGCAGCACCACACGACCCTGTG
The window above is part of the Candidatus Equadaptatus faecalis genome. Proteins encoded here:
- a CDS encoding polymer-forming cytoskeletal protein translates to AERKELQEKAEAVSLERATPEPERGDTVLAAGTSFEGTLDSNGNVDVFGSFTGDIKAQGRVVLRSAMTGNVSAETLELLSCTLTGELHVSGRLTVSEGSSVTGDVYAMEADVSGKIAGNLYVEKQTNLKATAEIKGDIKTGSMTMAAGAKVGGNVEMMSV